In Pseudodesulfovibrio hydrargyri, a single window of DNA contains:
- a CDS encoding ABC transporter substrate-binding protein has product MKKILLFLAAALLVASTAFAGKKYVISVTQIVEHPALDAMRQGVADRLKEKGIDFDYNVHNAQNNMATNTQIVGQIIGERPDVVLAIATPGAQACAQKIHDTPIVFTGVTDPVTAGLVKDLQNTGARNITGMSDFSPIDRQVALIRELVPNVKTIGIIYNSGEPNAVPILKALKREAAKLGINVEEATISNSSGVYQAAKSLVGRCDAVYVGTDNTVVSALESAVKVCENNKLPLIVGDVDSVARGAIAAEAVDYYKMGLQTGDMIARILVDGAKPADMPVEFLDDLSLHVNMKAAKAMGVTVPQSVLDRADKVLE; this is encoded by the coding sequence ATGAAAAAGATATTGTTGTTCCTGGCGGCCGCCCTGCTGGTTGCCTCCACCGCCTTTGCAGGCAAGAAGTACGTCATCTCCGTGACCCAGATCGTGGAGCACCCGGCCTTGGACGCCATGCGCCAGGGGGTGGCCGACCGTCTCAAGGAAAAGGGCATCGACTTCGACTACAACGTGCACAACGCCCAGAACAACATGGCCACCAATACCCAGATCGTCGGCCAGATCATCGGCGAGCGGCCCGACGTGGTCCTGGCCATCGCCACCCCCGGAGCCCAGGCCTGCGCCCAGAAGATACATGACACCCCCATCGTCTTCACCGGCGTAACCGATCCCGTCACCGCCGGGCTGGTCAAGGACCTCCAAAACACGGGAGCCCGCAACATCACCGGCATGTCCGACTTCAGCCCCATCGACAGGCAGGTGGCCCTGATCCGCGAGCTCGTGCCGAACGTCAAGACCATCGGCATCATCTACAACTCGGGCGAGCCCAACGCCGTGCCCATCCTGAAGGCCCTGAAGCGAGAGGCGGCCAAGCTCGGCATCAACGTGGAGGAGGCGACCATCTCCAACTCCAGCGGCGTGTACCAGGCGGCCAAGAGCCTTGTCGGCCGGTGCGACGCGGTCTACGTGGGCACTGACAACACCGTGGTCTCGGCCCTCGAGTCCGCCGTGAAGGTCTGCGAAAACAACAAGCTGCCGCTCATCGTCGGCGACGTGGACTCCGTGGCGCGCGGGGCCATCGCGGCCGAGGCCGTGGATTATTACAAGATGGGACTGCAGACCGGCGACATGATCGCCCGCATCCTGGTGGACGGTGCCAAGCCCGCCGATATGCCTGTGGAGTTCCTCGATGATCTCAGCCTGCACGTTAACATGAAGGCGGCAAAGGCCATGGGCGTGACCGTGCCGCAGTCCGTGCTCGACCGGGCCGACAAGGTCCTTGAGTAG
- a CDS encoding ABC transporter permease produces MTLYAFFGAIEQGFAYGLMVIGVYLTFRVLDFPDLTVDGSLPLGAAVSAVAITSGYSPLLAIFMAAGAGFLAGAATGILNTKFKILHLLASILTMIALYSINLRIMGRPNMALLGQDTVVDWFVDFTNMLPQHSTPLLFGLICFAVVIVLIWFLHTEIGLAFLATGDNKQMITSQGVNTDNVIIFGVGLSNALVAASGALVAQNQGAADVNMGVGSIVAGLASVIVGETVFGDKTITRALIAALLGSVLYRVAIGLALGLKLGSFAITPSDLNLITAILVVFALVMPKMKRQFLAGRSK; encoded by the coding sequence ATGACTCTCTACGCTTTTTTCGGCGCCATCGAACAGGGGTTCGCCTACGGCCTCATGGTCATCGGCGTGTACCTGACCTTCCGGGTGCTCGATTTCCCGGATCTCACCGTGGACGGCAGCCTGCCGCTGGGCGCGGCCGTCTCGGCCGTGGCCATCACCTCGGGCTATTCCCCGCTCCTGGCCATCTTCATGGCCGCCGGTGCCGGGTTCCTGGCCGGGGCTGCCACCGGCATCCTGAACACCAAGTTCAAGATCCTCCACCTGCTCGCCTCCATCCTGACCATGATCGCGCTCTACTCCATCAACCTGCGCATCATGGGACGGCCCAACATGGCCCTGCTTGGCCAGGACACCGTGGTGGACTGGTTCGTGGATTTCACCAACATGCTGCCCCAGCACTCCACTCCGCTGCTCTTCGGCCTGATCTGCTTTGCCGTGGTCATCGTGCTCATCTGGTTCCTGCACACCGAGATCGGCCTGGCCTTCCTGGCCACGGGCGACAACAAGCAGATGATCACCAGCCAGGGCGTGAACACCGACAACGTCATCATCTTCGGCGTGGGACTGTCCAACGCTCTGGTGGCTGCCTCCGGGGCCCTGGTGGCCCAGAATCAGGGCGCGGCCGACGTGAACATGGGCGTGGGCTCCATCGTCGCGGGTCTGGCCTCGGTCATCGTCGGAGAGACCGTGTTCGGGGACAAGACCATCACCCGCGCGCTCATAGCCGCCCTGCTCGGTTCGGTGCTCTACCGCGTGGCCATCGGCCTGGCGCTCGGCCTCAAGCTCGGCTCGTTTGCCATCACCCCCAGCGACCTGAACCTGATCACCGCCATCCTGGTGGTCTTCGCCCTGGTCATGCCCAAGATGAAACGCCAGTTCCTGGCCGGGAGGTCCAAATGA